In a genomic window of Erigeron canadensis isolate Cc75 chromosome 5, C_canadensis_v1, whole genome shotgun sequence:
- the LOC122599045 gene encoding myosin-17-like has protein sequence MAAPVNIIVGSHVWVEDPVLAWIDGEVTRINGQELHVHTTKGKTIVTNFSKAYPKDTEAPPGGVDDMTRLSYLHEPGVLQNLAARYELNEIYTYTGNILIAINPFQRLPHLYDTHMMEQYKGAGFGELSPHVFAVADVAYRAMINEGKSNSILVSGESGAGKTETTKMLMRYLAHLGGRSGVEGRTVEQQVLESNPVLEAFGNAKTVRNNNSSRFGKFVEIQFDKSGRISGAAIRTYLLERSRVCQISDPERNYHCFYLLCAAPPEDREKFKLESPQSYHYLNQSKSFGLEGVSDAHEYLATRRAMDIVGISEEEQDSIFRVVAAILHLGNIEFAKGEEIDSSVLKDEKSRYHLNVTAELLMCDAKSLEDALIKRVMVTPEEVITRTLDPEAALGSRDALAKTVYSRLFDWIVEKINNSIGQDPNSKSLIGVLDIYGFESFKHNSFEQFCINFTNEKLQQHFNQHVFKMEQEEYTKEAIDWSYIEFVDNQDVLDLIEKKPGGIISLLDEACMFPKSTHETFAQKMYQTYPKHKRFIKPKLSRTSFTIAHYAGEVTYLADQFLEKNKDYVVAEHQDLLTASKCPFVVGLFPPLPVESSKSSKFSSIGSRFKLQLQSLMETLSTTEPHYIRCVKPNNVLKPAIFENLNIIQQLRCGGVLEAIRISCAGYPTRRTFDEFLLRFGVLYPDVLDGNYDEKVACQMLLNKMGLKGYQIGKTKVFLRAGQMAELDARRAEVLGNAAKIIQRQMRTYIARKEYISIRKAAIQLQACWRGLSACKQFEQLRRQAAAIKIQKDFRCFVASKSYLTLRVSAITLQTGLRAMIARDQFRHRKQTKAAISIQAHYRCYKASSYYKSLQKAALYTQCGWRRRVARRELRELKMAARETGALKEAKDKLEKRVEELTWRLQLEKRLRSELEETKSQETAKLQEALRMMQTQIDEANVKVIKEREAARKAIEEAPPVVKETPVIVQDTEKIDTLSAEVESLKTLLQSQKQEVEETRKSLIEADTRNADLMKKFEEAEKRADQLQESTQRLEEKLSNMESENQVLRQQALTMSPTGKSLSARPRTMIIQRTPENGSAQNGEARAATPETAHVMSNSREPESEEKPQKSLNEKQQENQDLLIKCITQDLGFSSGKPVAACLIYKSLLHWRSFEVERTTVFDRIIQTIASAIDVQDSNDVLGYWLCNTSTLLTLLQHTLKASGAAHMTPQRRRSSSASLFGRMSQGLRASPQSAGLSFLNGRVLGRLDDVRQVEAKYPALLFKQQLTAFLEKIYGMMRDNLKKEISPLLGLCIQAPRTSRGSLVKGRSQANAVAQQALIAHWQSIVKSLDNYLKTMKANFVPPFLVRKVFTQIFSFINVQLFNSLLLRRECCSFSNGEYVKSGLAELEQWCCYATEEYAGTAWDELKHIRQAVGFLVIHQKPKKTLNEITNELCPVLSIQQLYRISTMYWDDKYGTHSVSSEVISSMRVMMTEDSNNAVSSSFLLDDDSSIPFSVDDISKSMPQVDIGDIEPPPLIRENSGFVFLHQRAE, from the exons ATG GCGGCACCAGTCAATATTATTGTAGGTTCGCATGTGTGGGTTGAAGATCCTGTTTTAGCATGGATTGATGGGGAAGTGACTAGAATCAATGGGCAGGAGCTTCATGTACATACCACAAAGGGGAAGACG ATTGTTACAAATTTCTCAAAAGCGTACCCTAAGGATACTGAAGCTCCCCCTGGAGGTGTCGATGACATGACACGGCTCTCATATTTGCATGAAcctggggtgttacagaatttGGCAGCCAGATATGAGCTTAATGAGATTTAT ACATATACCGGGAATATTTTAATTGCTATAAATCCGTTTCAAAGATTACCTCATCTGTATGATACACACATGATGGAACAATATAAAGGAGCAGGATTCGGGGAACTTAGTCCCCATGTTTTTGCTGTAGCTGATGTTGCATATAG GGCGATGATTAATGAAGGAAAAAGCAATTCAATCTTGGTCAGTGGAGAAAGTGGTGCTGGTAAAACTGAAACAACAAAGATGCTCATGAGATATCTTGCACATTTAGGTGGTCGATCTGGAGTCGAAGGACGCACAGTTGAACAGCAAGTCTTGGAA TCAAATCCAGTCCTAGAAGCATTTGGCAATGCAAAAACTGTCAGGAATAACAACTCAAG TCGTTTTGGTAAATTTGTTGAGATACAGTTTGATAAGAGTGGGAGGATATCTGGAGCAGCTATTCGAACTTACCTTCTTGAAAGGTCTCGTGTTTGTCAGATATCAGATCCTGAAAGAAACTACCACTGTTTTTATCTTCTTTGTGCCGCACCACCTGAG gACAGAGAGAAGTTTAAATTGGAAAGTCCACAGTCGTACCATTATTTGAATCAGTCAAAGTCGTTTGGGCTCGAGGGTGTAAGTGATGCTCATGAGTATCTTGCCACCAGGAGGGCAATGGACATTGTTGGAATCAGTGAAGAGGAAcag GATTCAATTTTCAGGGTTGTAGCCGCAATTCTTCATCTTGGTAATATTGAGTTTGCAAAGGGAGAGGAGATAGACTCTTCAGTGCTTAAAGATGAGAAATCTAGATACCATCTAAACGTGACAGCTGAGTTGCTCAT GTGCGATGCCAAAAGTTTGGAGGATGCACTGATCAAACGTGTTATGGTAACACCAGAAGAGGTCATCACAAGAACTCTTGATCCTGAAGCTGCACTTGGTAGTAGGGATGCTTTAGCTAAGACGGTCTACTCTCGCTTGTTTGACTG GATTGTGGAGAAGATAAACAATTCAATTGGACAGGATCCAAACTCAAAATCACTGATTGGGGTCCTTGATATATATGGGTTTGAGAGTTTTAAACATAACAG TTTTGAGCAGTTCTGCATCAACTtcacaaatgaaaaattgcAACAACATTTCAATCAG CATGTGTTTAAAATGGAACAAGAAGAGTACACAAAAGAGGCGATAGATTGGAGCTACATAGAGTTCGTTGACAACCAAGATGTTTTGGATCTTATTGAGAAG AAACCTGGTGGAATCATTTCACTTCTGGATGAAGCCTG CATGTTCCCTAAGTCGACTCATGAGACATTTGCCCAGAAGATGTACCAAACCTATCCGAAACACAAGCGCTTCATCAAACCAAAACTTTCTCGCACTAGTTTTACAATAGCTCATTATGCAGGGGAG GTGACTTATTTGGCTGACCAGTTTCTAGAAAAAAACAAGGATTATGTTGTGGCTGAACATCAAGATTTATTAACTGCCTCGAAATGCCCTTTCGTTGTTGGTCTATTTCCTCCACTTCCTGTAGAGTCATCCAAGTCTTCCAAGTTTTCCTCCATAGGTTCCCGCTTTAAG CTGCAACTTCAGTCTTTAATGGAAACCTTGAGTACAACAGAACCTCACTACATTAGATGTGTGAAGCCGAACAATGTTCTCAAGCCTGCTATTTTTGAGAACCTAAACATCATCCAACAATTACGCTGTGGT GGAGTTCTGGAGGCAATCAGAATCAGTTGTGCTGGTTATCCGACCAGGCGAACATTTGATGAGTTTCTTCTCCGTTTTGGTGTTCTCTATCCCGATGTTCTGGATGGAAA CTATGACGAGAAGGTTGCATGCCAGATGCTGCTAAATAAAATGGGATTGAAAGGCTACCAG ATTGGCAAGACGAAGGTGTTTTTACGAGCTGGTCAAATGGCAGAACTTGATGCAAGGAGGGCAGAAGTTCTTGGGAATGCGGCTAAAATCATTCAAAGGCAAATGCGTACTTATATTGCACGCAAGGAGTATATTTCAATTCGCAAAGCTGCTATCCAGTTGCAGGCTTGCTGGCGAG GTTTATCAGCCTGCAAGCAGTTTGAGCAGCTGAGAAGACAAGCAGCGGCAATCAAGATTCAGAAGGACTTCAGATGTTTTGTTGCTAGTAAATCATATTTAACACTCCGGGTTTCTGCAATCACATTGCAAACAGGCTTGAGAGCAATGATTGCTCGAGATCAATTCAGACACCGCAAGCAAACAAAGGCTGCAATTTCTATACAG GCTCACTACCGTTGCTACAAAGCATCTTCTTACTACAAGAGTCTTCAGAAGGCTGCATTATATACTCAGTGTGGTTGGAGGAGAAGAGTTGCCAGGAGGGAACTCCGGGAGCTCAAAATG GCTGCAAGGGAGACTGGTGCCCTTAAAGAGGCGAAAGACAAACTAGAAAAGCGCGTGGAAGAGCTAACATGGCGTTTGCAGCTAGAGAAGCGATTAAGG AGTGAATTAGAAGAGACAAAATCCCAAGAAACTGCAAAGTTGCAGGAAGCTCTACGGATGATGCAAACCCAAATAGATGAAGCAAATGTTAAAGTAATAAAAGAGCGTGAGGCAGCACGAAAAGCTATTGAAGAAGCTCCTCCAGTCGTTAAGGAAACCCCAGTCATAGTTCAGGACACTGAAAAAATTGACACCTTGTCAGCTGAGGTTGAAAGCTTGAAG ACTTTGCTGCAAAGTCAAAAGCAGGAGGTAGAAGAGACTAGAAAGTCTTTGATAGAAGCTGATACCAGGAATGCCGATctaatgaaaaagtttgaagaaGCTGAGAAAAGAGCAGACCAGCTTCAAGAGTCTACTCAAAG GCTTGAAGAGAAGCTTTCCAATATGGAGTCTGAGAATCAAGTTCTTCGCCAGCAAGCACTAACAATGTCACCTACTGGAAAATCTCTATCTGCACGACCAAGAACTATGATTATTCAG AGAACTCCAGAAAATGGGAGTGCTCAAAATGGAGAAGCAAGGGCGGCTACACCT GAGACGGCACATGTTATGTCCAATTCGAGAGAGCCTGAGTCTGAGGAGAAACCACAAAAGTCTCTCAATGAAAAGCAACAA GAAAATCAGGATCTGCTTATCAAGTGTATCACACAAGATCTTGGATTCTCGAGTGGCAAACCAGTTGCTGCTTGTTTGATATACAAAAGTCTTCTTCATTGGAGGTCGTTTGAAGTTGAAAGAACTACTGTGTTTGACCGGATTATCCAGACCATTGCTTCGGCTATAGAT GTCCAGGATAGTAATGATGTGTTGGGTTACTGGTTATGCAACACATCCACATTGCTGACACTACTTCAACATACCCTTAAAGCAAGTGGGGCGGCTCATATGACTCCACAGAGGCGGAGATCGTCATCAGCCTCACTTTTTGGAAGAATGTCACAA GGATTACGGGCATCTCCTCAAAGTGCCGGCCTTTCATTTCTTAATGGTCGAGTCCTCGGTAGACTTGATGATGTACGTCAAGTGGAAGCCAAGTATCCAGCTTTGTTGTTTAAACAACAACTTACTGCATTTCTTGAGAAGATATATGGAATGATGAGAGACAATCTTAAGAAAGAAATATCTCCATTGCTTGGATTATGTATCCAG GCTCCGAGGACATCTCGTGGAAGTTTAGTTAAAGGACGTTCACAAGCTAATGCCGTTGCTCAACAAGCATTAATTGCTCATTGGCAGAGTATTGTCAAAAGCCTTGATAATTATTTGAAGACGATGAAAGCAAATTTT GTGCCTCCATTTTTGGTTCGCAAAGTGTTCACTCAGATATTCTCGTTTATCAATGTTCAGTTATTTAATAG TCTTCTTTTGAGGCGAGAGTGCTGCTCGTTCAGTAATGGTGAATATGTGAAGTCGGGGTTGGCTGAACTTGAACAATGGTGCTGTTATGCAACTGAAGAA TATGCGGGCACAGCTTGGGATGAGTTGAAGCATATAAGACAGGCTGTTGGTTTCCTGGTTATACATCAAAAACCCAAGAAGACTTTGAATGAAATAACAAATGAACTTTGTCCG GTGCTTAGCATACAGCAGCTATACAGGATTAGCACGATGTATTGGGATGACAAATATGGCACACATAGTGTCTCTTCAGAA GTCATTTCAAGTATGAGAGTTATGATGACAGAAGACTCAAACAATGCTGTGAGCAGTTCATTTTTGTTGGATGATGACTCTAG CATACCATTCTCTGTGGATGACATATCCAAATCAATGCCACAAGTGGACATAGGTGACATTGAACCTCCTCCGTTGATTCGTGAAAACTCAGGTTTCGTATTTTTACATCAACGGGCAGAGTAA
- the LOC122599388 gene encoding pre-mRNA cleavage factor Im 25 kDa subunit 1, translating into MFVNHHGLLNINSYEVDQEEEGDKNGRNSNLVVVDIYPLSNYYFTSKQPHISSFVKDQESLADRALRLKSNYEIHGMRTCVEAVILVELFKHPHLLLLQTRNYVYKLPGGRLRPGESDVNGMKRKLLSKLSADDDSHRTEWKVGECIGTWWRSDCETLPFPYLPASGKSPKECIKLYLVKLPLSREFVVPKNFKLLVVPMCQLHESSETYGSVIAGIPQLLSRFSINMINT; encoded by the exons ATGTTTGTTAATCATCATGGATTATTGAACATTAATAGTTACGAAGTAGATCAGGAAGAAGAGGGAGATAAAAATGGTAGGAATTCTAATTTAGTTGTTGTGGATATTTACCCTCTCAGTAACTATTACTTCACCTCAAAACAACCACACATTTCCTCATTCGTCAAGGATCAAGAAAGCCTAGCTGATCGTGCACTACGTCTCAAATCcaa TTATGAAATTCATGGAATGAGGACTTGTGTTGAGGCTGTCATATTG GTAGAACTGTTCAAGCATCCTCATTTGTTGTTGCTTCAAACCAGAAACTACGTTTATAAGCTTCCTGGTGGCCGCTTACGACCAGGTGAATCAG ATGTCAACGGCATGAAGCGTAAGCTATTAAGCAAACTATCTGCTGATGATGATAGCCACCGGACAGAATGGAAG GTTGGCGAATGCATTGGAACATGGTGGAGATCGGATTGTGAGACATTGCCTTTCCCATATCTACCTGCAAGTGGTAAATCTCCCAAG GAGTGCATTAAACTCTACCTTGTGAAGTTGCCACTGAGTCGGGAATTTGTTGTGCCGAAAAACTTCAAGTTACTAGTTGTTCCAATGTGCCAGCTTCACGAAAGTTccgag ACATATGGATCGGTAATAGCTGGGATTCCGCAACTACTCTCAAGGTTCTCTATCAACATGATAAACACTTAA
- the LOC122599046 gene encoding WD repeat-containing protein VIP3: protein MKVAWLRSLETSHEDCVWACTWVPATDRSPALLLTGSLDETVKLWNPEDLTLVRTNTGHCLGVVSVAAHPSGKIAASASMDSFIRVFDVESNNTIATLEAPPSEVWQMQFDPRGTTLAVAGGSSASVKLWNTAEWKLVATLSIPRPEGSKPSDKGGNKKFVLSVAWSPSGRQLACGSMDGSISVFDVQRAKFLHQLDGHTMPVRSLAYSPLDPRVLVSGSDDERIHMYDAEGKTLLSSMSGHSSWVLSVDVSPDGAAIASGSSDRTVKLWDPKMRAAVQTMTNHTDQVWAVKFEAASVGVRGSLLASVSDDKSISLYNYS, encoded by the exons ATGAAGGTGGCGTGGCTAAGATCATTGGAAACATCACACGAAGACTGCGTATGGGCTTGCACTTGGGTCCCAGCCACCGACAGATCCCCTGCCCTTCTTCTCACCGGCTCTCTAGACGAGACCGTCAAGCTATGGAACCCCGAAGACCTCACCCTCGTCCGTACCAACACCGGCCACTGTTTGGGTGTGGTTTCCGTGGCCGCACACCCATCTGGGAAGATAGCAGCGTCCGCATCAATGGATAGCTTCATACGTGTCTTCGATGTGGAATCTAATAACACCATCGCCACTCTTGAAGCCCCTCCTTCTGAAGTCTGGCAAATGCAATTCGATCCCAGG GGTACTACTCTTGCTGTTGCGGGAGGGAGTAGTGCGTCCGTCAAGCTATGGAATACCGCTGAATGGAAGCTGGTGGCAACTTTATCCATTCCTCGTCCAGAAGGGTCGAAGCCATCTGATAAAGGCGGCAACAAGAAGTTTGTTCTTTCAGTTGCGTGGAGTCCTAGTGGAAGACAGCTCGCTTGCGGCTCCATGGATGGTTCTATTTCTGTCTTTGACGTACAACGCGCTAAGTTTCTTCACCAACTTGACGGCCACACAATGCCTGTCCGTTCTCTTGCTTACTCACCACTAGACCCGCGAGTTCTTGTTTCGGGCTCTGACGATGAGCGTATCCATATGTACGATGCGGAAGGGAAGACCCTGTTGTCTTCGATGTCAGGCCACTCTAGTTGGGTTTTGAGCGTTGATGTGAGCCCAGATGGTGCAGCTATTGCATCTGGCTCTAGCGACAGGACTGTCAAGTTGTGGGATCCTAAAATGAGGGCGGCAGTCCAGACCATGACTAATCACACCGACCAGGTTTGGGCCGTGAAGTTTGAAGCTGCGAGTGTTGGAGTTAGAGGAAGTCTACTTGCGAGTGTTTCGGATGATAAAAGCATATCACTATACAATTATTCTTAG